The Rissa tridactyla isolate bRisTri1 chromosome 1, bRisTri1.patW.cur.20221130, whole genome shotgun sequence DNA segment ACGCAAAGACGCTGATGCCTACTCAGACCTGAGTGATGGTGAAAAAGAAGCCCGGTTCCTTGCAGGTAGTGCTAACTTTTTGGCATGTGGATTGGATTGGTTGGGATGTCCCAGAGCAGAATTCCTGAGAGACCAAAGTGCAGGAACCTGAGTAACACACTCAGGGGAGCCTGTGGGTGGTTTAGATGGCAGAAGGAGATGAGAGACTATGGTTGGAGGATTGCCAATGGAATGCAAAATGGAGAGGGTGAGGGCCGACTGTGGGTGCTGGGTGTTGCTGAGATAGGACAAGAGTGGGACAGTGTGACCAAGAGATGGGGTTAAAGAGGGTGGTGAGAAGTGGAGACTTTCACACATCCGTGATTCCCCTCCCCGTCTCCTTTGGCACAGGAGTGATGGAGCAATTTGCTATTTCTGAGGCAACTCTCATGGCCTGGTCCTCCATGGATGGTGAGGATGTGAGTGTAAACTCAAATCAGGAGAACCCTGCAGGCAACTACTCTGAGAACTATCAGGAGCTAATGGAGAGTCAAGGTAAGTTGCAGTGCCTCTTTCTGATCTCGAAACACCTCTTTCCTGGTCTTGTTGTCATGTTGCTCTCTTTCCCTCTACCCTGTTTCATTCTGTAGCCTCAATTTTTTGGATTGGGATCTGGCAGAGGCACCACCTCTTTGCGAAGCTGTCCAAGGAATCTAATCTTAACAGGGAGGCTTCAAAGCCCAGTTCCATTGCTGTTTTTGGGCACAAGTGGGGAAAGCTACCAGCTCTTGCAGTCAGTTGTGGGTATAATCAAGTTCATCTACCCACTGCCTAGAATTACCTTTTCTCTCCACCTTCTGAAGGACTTATCTACCCTGTACAGTACAGTGCCATGCACAGGCAACCAAGCTATCTGTCTGAACGAGCCAGCTTGGCCGAGAGAGAGTGTCTAACTGTGTGTTGTTTCCCTCCTTTACTTGCAGAGCATATGGCCCAGACGCAGTATGACAGCTGGCCTCATTCCTACGTCTCGCAGGGCATGTATTGCTTAGGTTCATCCGATGCCTGGGAGACCAGTGACCAGTCCCTCATCGCTTCCCCAGCAACTGGCTCCTACTTAGGCCAGAATTTTGATGAGTCCCAGACAAACCTTCAGGAAAGCATTTTGATTCAGAGCAGCCTTCTCCAGCAGCAACAGCTGCAGCAACAGCGGCAGGAGCAGAACTTCATCCAGAGCACGGGGCTGGTCCACGTGTGGCCCCTGCAGACTgctcagggtgggggtggggctgAATCCAGCACATACATGGAGGACCACATTGAGGATGAAGGGAACCCACGGCTGGAGAAGGCTCCTCTCCTAAACAAGAAGCCCTCTCCAGAGGAGGATGATGCAGTGTGCCGGGACCTGGAATCACTGTCTCCTCGAGAGGAGATGGAACATGCTGCACTGAGCCGCAAAGTCTCAGATGTC contains these protein-coding regions:
- the FAM131B gene encoding protein FAM131B, which produces MGCIGSRTVGNEVIAVDWKGLKDVDQINMDSTSSLHGSSFHRPSTEQTRTDFSWDGINLSMEDTTSILPKLKRNSNAYGIGALAKSSFSGISRSMKDHVTKPTAMGQGRVAHMIEWQGWGKANSQQQQHTHETARKDADAYSDLSDGEKEARFLAGVMEQFAISEATLMAWSSMDGEDVSVNSNQENPAGNYSENYQELMESQEHMAQTQYDSWPHSYVSQGMYCLGSSDAWETSDQSLIASPATGSYLGQNFDESQTNLQESILIQSSLLQQQQLQQQRQEQNFIQSTGLVHVWPLQTAQGGGGAESSTYMEDHIEDEGNPRLEKAPLLNKKPSPEEDDAVCRDLESLSPREEMEHAALSRKVSDVTSSGVQSFDEEEGETNN